In Triticum aestivum cultivar Chinese Spring chromosome 5B, IWGSC CS RefSeq v2.1, whole genome shotgun sequence, the following proteins share a genomic window:
- the LOC123111641 gene encoding uncharacterized protein, with product MDDLERRLQLAVVMYVGGARPLVTCEDAAVAISAQLGIPRFRFSIHKFHPEDFLVVFAAHQFRNMALAVPSIEHRGVKLFIKPWLRQAQATSRLMRVQVDIMIEGMPSHVWSQATAAEILGSGCLIESLAPETASKEDLLLFKLRAWCVDPDDVPVFRRIWVPEPDGDLASTAARRPSFRQLLEYPAYVHIGRMRDCTPPELWRRGSGSDDASGQSGLPDSSNGSFHGGEWVVQPWSRGVRDNRGPASGGAGGGAGRSYRAVLEGRVGPSDWRLPHMGMGPAAPNVAYVAGQAKESGVVNRNSNGPTGGQDKLVESQGAVGLAGTEN from the coding sequence ATGGATGATCTGGAACGCCGTCTGCAGCTTGCCGTGGTGATGTACGTCGGAGGGGCCAGACCGCTGGTGACCTGTGAGGATGCGGCTGTTGCGATCTCGGCGCAGCTCGGCATTCCAAGGTTTCGTTTTTCGATTCACAAGTTTCACCCGGAAGATTTCTTGGTGGTTTTCGCTGCTCATCAGTTCAGGAACATGGCGCTGGCGGTGCCTTCGATCGAGCACAGAGGTGTGAAGCTATTCATCAAGCCATGGTTGAGGCAAGCGCAGGCAACGTCAAGGCTGATGAGAGTCCAGGTGGACATCATGATTGAGGGCATGCCGTCGCATGTCTGGTCGCAGGCCACGGCAGCAGAGATTTTGGGCAGTGGTTGCTTGATTGAGAGCTTGGCGCCGGAGACGGCCAGCAAGGAGGATCTTTTGTTATTCAAACTACGGGCTTGGTGCGTAGACCCTGACGACGTCCCGGTGTTCCGCAGAATTTGGGTTCCGGAGCCGGACGGAGATTTGGCGAGCACGGCGGCGAGACGGCCATCCTTTCGCCAGTTGTTGGAGTACCCTGCGTACGTGCACATAGGGCGGATGCGTGACTGCACGCCGCCGGAGCTCTGGAGGAGGGGGTCCGGCTCGGATGACGCTAGCGGACAGAGTGGCCTCCCGGACAGCTCCAATGGCTCGTTCCATGGCGGAGAATGGGTGGTGCAGCCTTGGTCCCGCGGCGTCCGTGACAACAGggggccggcgagcggcggagccgGTGGGGGTGCAGGACGATCCTACCGGGCGGTTCTGGAAGGCAGAGTGGGTCCGTCGGACTGGAGGCTGCCGCACATGGGCATGGGGCCCGCTGCCCCCAACGTGGCCTACGTTGCGGGTCAAGCCAAGGAGTCGGGGGTGGTCAACAGAAATTCAAACGGCCCAACAGGAGGTCAGGATAAGCTGGTGGAAAGCCAGGGCGCGGTGGGGTTGGCAGGCACGGAGAACTAG
- the LOC123111640 gene encoding uncharacterized protein translates to MSYTAMELVCWNVRGLNSPAKKKTLREFVDTVHVAIICILESKLERVDQFTIMQCLGPSYDGFTYLPASETRHGIIVGWDSSRVQLSNVAIDTNFLTGFVSPREGPTWWLSVVYGPQSDVQKIAFLEELVDRRALCPGPWLVIGDFNLILHASDKSNNRIDRRMMGMLKRFIDDCALKELFLHGRKFTWSNEREVPTLTKIDRAFVSVDWELDHPECLLQAMSTSASDHCPLFLALEEHLQPRRRFRFELFWTKLDGFLEAVKEAWVCDGEITNPFHRLDVLLRNAAKSLTAWGQRRAGNIKLQIACANLVILRFDCAVESRRLSEGERWLRATLKQLVLGLASLERTTARGRSRIRWLQEGDANTTMFHMIANGRKTKNFIPALSVQGQVITDQLGKEKAFFEEYKNLLGKDSAREHSIDLEFLNLTSVDLADQDLVFQEEEIWEVIKDMPADRAPGPDGFIRIFFHKA, encoded by the coding sequence ATGTCATACACAGCGATGGAGTTGGTCTGTTGGAATGTTAGGGGCCTCAACAGCCCGGCGAAGAAAAAAACGCTGAGGGAGTTTGTAGACACGGTGCACGTGGCTATCATATGTATCCTAGAGTCTAAACTGGAGAGGGTGGATCAATTCACAATTATGCAATGCTTAGGGCCATCTTATGATGGTTTCACGTACTTGCCGGCTTCGGAGACTAGGCATGGAATTATTGTTGGATGGGACTCATCCAGAGTGCAATTGTCGAATGTTGCGATTGACACAAACTTTCTCACGGGATTTGTGTCCCCTAGGGAGGGGCCAACGTGGTGGCTTTCGGTGGTATATGGACCACAATCAGATGTGCAAAAAATCGCGTTCTTGGAGGAGTTGGTTGATCGGAGAGCTCTTTGCCCGGGGCCTTGGTTGGTCATAGGTGACTTTAACCTAATCCTGCACGCCTCGGACAAGAGTAACAACAGGATCGATCGTAGAATGATGGGGATGTTGAAGAGATTCATTGATGACTGCGCTCTCAAAGAGCTGTTTCTCCATGGAAGGAAGTTCACTTGGAGTAACGAGAGGGAGGTGCCTACCCTGACCAAGATTGACAGGGCGTTCGTGTCGGTGGATTGGGAGCTTGACCATCCAGAGTGCTTGCTCCAGGCCATGTCTACGTCAGCGTCAGATCATTGCCCTCTTTTCCTGGCGCTGGAGGAGCATCTTCAACCGAGGAGGAGGTTCAGATTTGAACTATTCTGGACCAAACTGGACGGGTTTCTCGAGGCGGTGAAGGAGGCCTGGGTGTGTGATGGGGAAATAACCAACCCTTTTCATCGCCTGGACGTGTTGCTGAGGAACGCGGCTAAGTCCCTCACGGCTTGGGGTCAACGGAGAGCGGGAAACATCAAGCTCCAAATCGCATGCGCAAACTTGGTTATCTTGCGCTTTGATTGCGCTGTAGAGTCAAGGAGGCTGTCGGAGGGAGAGAGATGGCTCAGGGCTACGCTCAAGCAGCTGGTGCTCGGCTTGGCATCTTTGGAAAGAACGACCGCGCGGGGAAGATCCCGGATAAGATGGTTGCAAGAGGGAGACGCTAATACCACTATGTTTCACATGATTGCAAATGGTCGGAAGACCAAGAATTTCATACCAGCATTGTCAGTTCAGGGGCAGGTGATCACAGACCAACTGGGCAAAGAGAAGGCGTTCTTTGAGGAGTACAAGAATCTGCTTGGGAAGGACAGTGCGAGGGAGCACTCTATCGACCTGGAGTTTCTGAACTTGACCAGTGTGGACCTTGCCGATCAGGACTTGGTATTCCAGGAAGAGGAGATATGGGAGGTGATCAAAGACATGCCCGCGGATAGAGCGCCAGGGCCGGATGGATTCATCAGGATCTTCTTTCATAAGGCATGA